A stretch of the Arachis stenosperma cultivar V10309 chromosome 6, arast.V10309.gnm1.PFL2, whole genome shotgun sequence genome encodes the following:
- the LOC130932641 gene encoding outer envelope pore protein 24, chloroplastic-like translates to MMKAALKGKYDIDRNGGAAATVAVNAGDVKLRASVTDATFVNGPSLTGLALAVEKPGSFIVDYNVPKKDFRFHFMNTVRVAEKPLNLTYIHSRGDNRTILDGTLVFDAANKVSANYALDSGNCKLKYTYVHNGLTTFEPVYDVAKNSWDFAVSRRVYADDSFRATYQTSSRMLGLEWSRNSKQTGCFKIVASLNLAEELKVPKLSAETTWNFEM, encoded by the exons ATGATGAAGGCGGCTTTGAAGGGCAAGTACGACATCGACCGTAACGGCGGCGCCGCCGCAACAGTCGCCGTCAACGCCGGAGACGTCAAGCTCCGCGCCTCCGTCACCGACGCCACCTTCGTCAACGGCCCCAGCCTCACTGGTTTGGCCCTCGCCGTTGAGAAACCCGGTTCCTTCATCGTCGATTACAATGTCCCCAAAAAG GACTTCAGGTTTCATTTTATGAACACTGTAAGGGTTGCGGAGAAGCCATTGAATTTGACTTATATTCATAGCAGGGGTGATAACAGGACCATTTTGGATGGGACTTTGGTGTTTGATGCTGCTAACAAGGTTTCTGCTAACTATGCCCTTGATTCGGGAAACTGCAAGTTAAAGTACACCTATGTTCATAATGGGTTGACCACCTTCGAGCCTGTTTACGACGTAGCAAAGAATTCGTGGGACTTTGCTGTTTCTAGGAGGGTTTATGCCGATGACTCTTTTCGGGCAACATATCAGACTTCGAGCAGGATGTTGGGGTTGGAGTGGTCCCGGAATTCCAAGCAAACtggctgcttcaag ATTGTAGCATCCCTCAACTTGGCGGAGGAATTGAAAGTTCCGAAACTCAGCGCCGAGACGACATGGAATTTCGAAATGTAG
- the LOC130934950 gene encoding uncharacterized protein LOC130934950 — protein sequence MRKLCPNVENAKGLATVLEVPIPEKMWTKIGRNSLSRWKNLRALMKAQLSNDKSSHFKTHSKHEFIALIKLVGSPLIPQQVQSDHTFVTSLKISPKEACSAKYIVQQYIAAMGGVDALDSMESMYVVGQVRMIGSEMRKEDAKLKPIGKTEVGGFVLWQKNPNLWHFELVVSGYKVSAGSDGNITWNQSSSQPSHANKGPPRPLRRFFQGLDPRCTTNLFVEAKCVGEKRMNNEECFLLKLEAAQDILESQNTEQTEIIRHTMWGYFSQRTGLLIKFEDNKLMRMKSHMKDDHDFVFWETSIESLIEDYRYVNGINIAHGGKSVVMLCRYGMEINHKRKIEETWKIEEVGFNVCGLSMDCFLPPSDIYKGHDAMEQID from the exons ATGAGAAAGTTGTGTCCGAATGTGGAGAATGCTAAAGGATTGGCGACGGTATTGGAGGTTCCAATACCGGAAAAAATGTGGACTAAAATAGGTCGAAATTCGTTGAGCCGATGGAAAAACCTAAGAGCATTGATGAAGGCTCAACTTTCAAATGATAAGTCCTCACATTTCAAAACACATTCAAAACATGAATTCATTGCTTTGATCAAATTGGTTGGTTCTCCACTCATCCCTCAACAAGTTCAATCCGATCACACCTTTGTTACATCCCTGAAAATTTCTCCCAAA GAAGCTTGTAGTGCAAAGTACATAGTGCAACAATACATAGCAGCAATGGGAGGAGTAGATGCATTGGATTCAATGGAAAGTATGTATGTAGTGGGACAAGTGAGGATGATTGGTTCTGAGATGCGCAAAGAAGATGCTAAACTTAAACCAATAGGAAAAACTGAAGTTGGAGGCTTTGTTCTTTGGCAAAAAAACCCTAATTTATGGCACTTTGAATTGGTTGTTTCTGGCTACAAAGTTAGTGCAGGTTCTGATGGCAATATAACATGGAATCAATCTTCTTCTCAACCTTCTCATGCAAATAAAGGTCCCCCTCGACCACTTCGTCGCTTCTTTCAG GGATTAGATCCAAGGTGTACAACAAACTTGTTTGTAGAAGCTAAATGTGTAGGAGAGAAAAGAATGAACAATGAAGAATGCTTCCTACTAAAGTTAGAAGCAGCACAAGACATTCTTGAATCACAAAACACAGAGCAGACAgaaataataaggcacacaaTGTGGGGTTATTTCAGTCAAAGGACAGGGCTATTGATCAAATTTGAGGACAACAAATTGATGAGAATGAAATCCCATATGAAAGATGATCATGATTTTGTGTTTTGGGAAACAAGCATTGAGTCTTTGATTGAGGATTATAGGTATGTTAATGGGATCAACATAGCACATGGTGGAAAATCAGTGGTTATGTTATGTAGGTATGGCATGGAAATTAATCACAAGAGGAAGATTGAGGAAACATGGAAAATTGAAGAAGTTGGTTTTAATGTTTGTGGTTTGTCCATGGATTGTTTCTTACCTCCTTCTGATATATACAAGGGACATGATGCCATGGAACAAATAGATTAG